A genomic window from Candidatus Aminicenantes bacterium includes:
- a CDS encoding zinc-dependent peptidase produces MQIIYKTDAIFAGFYALLIPLLALLVFFVSGQAIALFVVPPLLALYLWLALRRPLRRRRAGRRPLPPSWHEFLLSYSAYFRGLDDAGKMKFARDIALFLSEDNVVAIHGAPLPWQTRLLVAAGVATMLHGRPEWEPPLPDGVTVYPGASFDRNYRPGTGNIAGQAPERGPLLITEEGLKQGGADHAAGRNVLLHELAHFFDRERRKSFTGYPHAHGGSWTDFWTAQWRQHLEQGSILPAYAAVNEAEFFAVACEMFFEQPNRLYAAHPELYGRLGEFFNQDPRRILF; encoded by the coding sequence ATGCAGATCATCTACAAGACGGATGCCATTTTCGCCGGCTTCTACGCGCTGTTGATCCCGTTGCTGGCGCTGCTGGTTTTTTTCGTTTCCGGCCAGGCGATCGCGCTGTTCGTCGTGCCGCCGCTGCTGGCCCTTTACCTGTGGCTGGCACTGCGGAGACCGCTGCGGCGGCGGCGGGCGGGGCGGCGGCCGCTGCCGCCTTCCTGGCATGAATTCCTGCTCTCTTATTCCGCCTATTTCCGCGGCCTGGACGACGCAGGCAAGATGAAATTTGCCCGGGACATCGCACTCTTTTTAAGCGAAGACAATGTCGTTGCCATCCACGGCGCGCCGCTCCCCTGGCAGACGCGGCTGCTGGTCGCAGCCGGCGTGGCGACCATGCTGCATGGCCGGCCCGAATGGGAGCCGCCGCTCCCCGACGGGGTCACGGTCTATCCCGGGGCGAGCTTCGACCGTAACTACCGGCCCGGGACGGGAAACATCGCCGGGCAGGCGCCGGAGCGCGGACCGCTGCTGATCACCGAGGAGGGCTTGAAGCAAGGGGGTGCCGATCATGCCGCCGGGCGCAATGTCCTGCTCCATGAGCTGGCCCATTTTTTCGACCGCGAGCGGAGGAAAAGCTTCACCGGCTATCCGCATGCGCACGGCGGCTCCTGGACCGACTTTTGGACCGCGCAATGGCGCCAGCACCTGGAGCAGGGATCGATCCTGCCGGCCTATGCCGCGGTCAATGAAGCCGAGTTTTTTGCCGTGGCCTGCGAAATGTTCTTTGAACAGCCAAACCGGCTGTATGCCGCCCATCCCGAACTGTACGGAAGGCTGGGGGAATTTTTCAACCAGGACCCGCGGCGAATTTTGTTTTAA
- a CDS encoding MFS transporter has product MNENVLLAGQIERGVDMEDRSLQRTALLVTTLDSFLSPMMASAVAVALPSIGRDFAMSAVQLGWVASAYLLAAAAFLLPFGRLADIHGRKRVFTIGTLLFGVSSLAAGLAPGARLFLLARVLQGTGSAMVFGTSVAILTSVFPPQRRGWVLGINVAATYSGLSLGPFIGGMLTQYLGWRWVFLINFPLGLVVLTALWLKMPQEWAECRGESFDWKGSLAYILMMTAFMLGFTWLPGWRGGAMLLAAVAALPLFVRWEVRNPHPIFQARLVRGNIVFAFSNLAALINYSATFAISFLMSLYLQYIKGFTPRTAGLILIAQPVVMALFSPVAGRLSDRMEPRVVASLGMGFCAAGLFVFAWIGRESGLSFIVSALVLVGFGFALFSSPNTHAVMGSVEKKFYGVAASTLGTMRIVGGMLSMGVATLVFSLLIGKAKITPDSYPPFIKSVKVCFAIFSALCVSGVFFSLARGRLHRS; this is encoded by the coding sequence TTGAATGAAAATGTTCTGCTGGCTGGGCAGATCGAACGAGGAGTCGACATGGAAGACAGATCGCTGCAGCGCACGGCATTGCTGGTGACGACCCTGGATTCGTTCTTGTCGCCGATGATGGCCTCGGCGGTGGCCGTCGCCCTGCCGTCCATCGGGCGCGATTTCGCCATGAGCGCCGTCCAGCTGGGCTGGGTGGCCAGCGCCTATCTCCTGGCCGCCGCCGCCTTCCTCCTCCCTTTCGGACGCCTGGCCGACATTCACGGCCGCAAGAGGGTGTTCACCATCGGCACGCTGCTCTTCGGCGTCTCCTCGCTCGCGGCCGGCCTGGCCCCCGGCGCGCGCCTCTTTCTCCTCGCCCGGGTGCTGCAGGGAACGGGCAGCGCCATGGTTTTCGGCACCAGCGTCGCCATCCTGACCTCGGTTTTTCCGCCGCAGCGACGCGGCTGGGTGCTGGGCATCAACGTGGCCGCGACCTATTCCGGGCTGTCCCTGGGCCCTTTCATCGGCGGCATGCTCACCCAGTACCTGGGCTGGCGCTGGGTGTTCCTGATCAACTTCCCGCTTGGGCTGGTGGTCCTGACCGCCCTCTGGCTGAAGATGCCCCAGGAGTGGGCCGAGTGCCGCGGTGAATCGTTCGACTGGAAAGGCTCCCTGGCTTACATCCTGATGATGACCGCCTTCATGCTCGGCTTCACCTGGCTGCCGGGCTGGCGCGGTGGGGCGATGCTCCTGGCCGCCGTGGCGGCCCTGCCCCTGTTCGTGCGCTGGGAAGTGCGCAATCCCCACCCCATCTTTCAGGCCCGGCTGGTGCGCGGCAACATTGTTTTCGCCTTTTCCAACCTGGCGGCGCTGATCAACTACAGCGCCACCTTCGCCATCAGTTTCCTGATGAGCCTGTACCTGCAGTACATCAAGGGGTTCACCCCGCGCACGGCCGGCCTGATCCTGATCGCCCAGCCGGTGGTGATGGCCCTCTTTTCCCCCGTGGCGGGTCGCCTTTCCGACCGCATGGAACCGCGGGTTGTGGCGTCGCTGGGCATGGGGTTCTGCGCCGCGGGTCTTTTCGTGTTCGCCTGGATCGGCAGGGAAAGCGGCTTAAGCTTCATCGTCTCCGCCCTGGTTTTGGTCGGCTTCGGCTTTGCCCTTTTCTCGTCCCCCAATACCCATGCCGTCATGGGATCGGTCGAGAAAAAATTCTACGGCGTGGCCGCGTCGACCCTGGGAACCATGCGCATCGTCGGCGGGATGCTGAGCATGGGCGTCGCCACCCTGGTATTTTCCCTGCTGATCGGGAAGGCGAAAATCACCCCGGACAGCTATCCGCCCTTCATCAAGAGCGTCAAGGTTTGCTTTGCCATTTTTTCCGCCCTGTGCGTCAGCGGGGTCTTTTTCTCGCTGGCCCGTGGCCGGCTGCACAGATCTTAA
- a CDS encoding PIN domain-containing protein, protein MVLVDTSVWVDHFRKDNALLANLLNKGLVSVHPFVIGELACGNLGNRKEILSLLQALPQAEKVSDDEILFYVEKNSLSGKGLGLIDVHLLASAQLSVHLFWTKDRRLHVTAKKLNLAYSPVPI, encoded by the coding sequence ATGGTGTTGGTCGACACATCGGTTTGGGTGGATCATTTCCGGAAAGACAATGCTCTTTTGGCTAATCTATTAAACAAAGGACTGGTCTCGGTCCATCCGTTCGTCATCGGCGAGCTCGCCTGCGGGAATCTCGGCAACCGCAAAGAAATATTATCCTTGCTGCAAGCGTTGCCGCAAGCGGAAAAAGTCTCTGACGATGAAATTCTTTTTTATGTTGAAAAGAACTCGCTCAGCGGCAAGGGCCTCGGTTTGATCGATGTCCATTTGCTGGCGTCAGCGCAATTGAGCGTTCATTTGTTCTGGACCAAGGACCGGCGCTTGCACGTAACAGCGAAAAAACTAAACCTTGCTTATAGTCCTGTTCCAATTTGA
- a CDS encoding type II toxin-antitoxin system VapB family antitoxin, which translates to MRTTLNMDDKLIRKAKELTGIKEKTSLVRLGLEALIALESSRRLARLGGSEKKLHSVPRRRQEVN; encoded by the coding sequence ATGCGCACCACGTTGAATATGGATGACAAATTAATACGAAAGGCCAAGGAATTAACCGGCATCAAGGAAAAAACCTCTTTGGTACGATTGGGACTTGAGGCATTGATCGCCCTGGAGAGTAGCCGCCGCCTGGCCCGTTTGGGCGGCAGTGAAAAGAAACTCCATTCGGTCCCCCGTCGCCGCCAGGAAGTTAATTAA
- a CDS encoding MbcA/ParS/Xre antitoxin family protein yields MKERTTEIFDFPEDGFPVNEESRIQDRLIEKIMIFARRFYDAEMEKSMALFAPPGPADPKMLADGVGNSLMLDFFDWFLFDCMVDPEMALTVTDIFLRRKKLDLSGREKNIIAMMSQARMDLFEIREVCPGRGVVLRRLADGSEFPIVEMKASRQLKRWALIVCRLWSVDGVWRLSPAMYAFEPGRRPFLEKIINEFRNMTKKTGSSPDDFRCGFSPLICREWLELALHPRKPEMRNRDGHRLVFCRALFRTDNRAAVHFNLLGQKKILTEENGPDQIIWLSPERDEAGGRKILGSFFWDGNDLAFEANSLRRFNRGLAILKQAGGAELRLIEETRKPIEKMLAEAPAAAVGEMPAGAEIIAPEKMLEFKRAYYKGWLKKPIPALQGKTPLQAVRSSAGKKRVAELLKGIEHMEEESRLRGEPALDSAFLWEGLGLASEDF; encoded by the coding sequence ATGAAGGAAAGAACAACGGAAATATTTGATTTTCCCGAAGACGGGTTTCCCGTAAATGAAGAATCCAGGATCCAGGACCGGCTGATTGAAAAAATAATGATTTTCGCGAGACGGTTCTATGACGCGGAGATGGAAAAGTCGATGGCGCTGTTTGCGCCTCCGGGCCCTGCTGATCCGAAGATGCTCGCCGACGGCGTCGGAAATTCCCTCATGCTTGATTTCTTCGACTGGTTCCTCTTCGATTGTATGGTCGATCCCGAAATGGCGTTAACGGTCACGGATATATTCCTGCGGCGTAAAAAACTGGACCTGAGCGGACGCGAAAAGAATATTATCGCGATGATGTCCCAGGCCAGGATGGACCTGTTCGAGATCCGCGAAGTTTGTCCTGGACGCGGGGTGGTGTTGCGGCGGCTGGCTGACGGCAGCGAATTCCCGATTGTAGAGATGAAGGCGAGCCGGCAGTTGAAACGCTGGGCACTTATCGTCTGTCGGCTTTGGTCCGTGGATGGCGTTTGGCGTCTCTCGCCCGCTATGTACGCATTCGAACCCGGTCGGCGCCCGTTCCTGGAAAAAATTATAAATGAATTTCGCAACATGACTAAAAAGACAGGATCGTCTCCGGACGATTTCCGCTGTGGTTTTTCCCCCCTGATCTGCCGCGAGTGGCTCGAACTGGCGCTCCACCCGCGTAAGCCGGAAATGCGCAACCGCGATGGCCATCGCCTCGTTTTCTGTCGGGCCCTGTTCCGGACCGATAATCGTGCCGCCGTACATTTCAATCTGCTCGGGCAAAAAAAGATTCTCACTGAGGAAAACGGCCCCGATCAAATCATCTGGCTTTCCCCAGAACGCGACGAAGCCGGTGGACGGAAAATCCTCGGCAGCTTCTTTTGGGACGGGAACGATCTGGCCTTCGAGGCCAATTCGCTGCGGCGCTTCAACCGTGGTTTAGCCATCTTGAAACAGGCTGGCGGCGCTGAGTTACGGCTGATCGAGGAAACCAGGAAGCCCATCGAGAAGATGCTCGCGGAAGCGCCGGCGGCTGCCGTCGGCGAGATGCCGGCAGGGGCCGAGATCATTGCCCCGGAAAAAATGCTCGAGTTCAAGCGTGCTTACTACAAAGGCTGGCTGAAAAAACCTATTCCGGCTCTCCAGGGCAAAACGCCGCTCCAAGCCGTACGTTCCAGCGCCGGGAAAAAACGGGTAGCGGAACTCCTCAAAGGTATCGAGCACATGGAGGAGGAATCGCGGCTGCGGGGAGAACCGGCCCTAGATTCTGCATTCCTGTGGGAAGGACTCGGTCTTGCCTCTGAAGATTTCTAA
- a CDS encoding ATP-binding protein, protein MFKRWLELSPKKSLLLVGPRRAGKTTLLKSRFPDFHYATLDDYDLLTWANKDPKGFVESLGKNAIIDEVQRCPRLTVAVKYAIDNQGATFMLSGSSTLGLLDSAADSMAGRIHIQSLPTLCWGEEAGDVDHSLFSEHLQTPRLQLARRKIASAMKFGQFPEILCRESEAEKLELLENYKNTYFIRDLLQLGNIEHGAGLLAIFHHLVRSLGSLVEVSSFARESGLSYPSAKKYLNILTQAQLAFPLYGYQYGPAKRFIKAAKIYFSDTGIITAMNQQVSMGQQVENFVIAELEKRRKLGYIKAEQLYYYRNSGGREIDCIFEAGNIIHAVEIKASETVDKRDISHLREFVNHAPQKTRGFLFYLGAEYLEMNGIRVLPIAGLFRGV, encoded by the coding sequence ATGTTTAAAAGATGGCTGGAATTATCCCCAAAAAAATCGCTTTTACTGGTCGGACCGCGGCGGGCGGGAAAAACCACCCTGTTGAAAAGCCGATTTCCCGACTTCCATTATGCCACGCTCGACGATTACGACCTGTTGACTTGGGCCAACAAAGACCCGAAGGGGTTCGTAGAAAGTCTGGGGAAAAACGCCATCATCGATGAGGTTCAGCGTTGTCCGCGCCTGACCGTGGCGGTCAAGTATGCCATCGACAACCAGGGAGCCACGTTCATGCTCAGCGGTTCGAGCACGCTGGGCCTTCTCGATTCGGCTGCCGACTCCATGGCCGGGCGAATCCACATTCAATCGTTGCCCACTCTCTGCTGGGGCGAGGAGGCGGGGGATGTGGATCACTCGTTGTTCAGCGAACATCTGCAAACGCCGCGGCTGCAGTTGGCCCGCAGAAAAATCGCCTCGGCCATGAAATTCGGGCAATTTCCCGAAATACTTTGCCGCGAAAGTGAAGCAGAAAAACTCGAACTTCTCGAAAACTATAAAAATACCTATTTCATCCGTGATCTGCTGCAACTGGGCAACATCGAACATGGAGCCGGCTTGCTGGCCATATTCCACCACCTGGTCCGTTCGCTCGGTTCTCTGGTCGAAGTCTCCAGTTTTGCCCGGGAATCCGGCCTGAGCTACCCCAGCGCTAAAAAATACTTGAACATCTTGACCCAGGCGCAGCTCGCATTCCCGTTGTATGGCTACCAGTACGGACCGGCCAAGCGCTTCATCAAGGCGGCCAAAATCTATTTTAGCGATACCGGGATCATCACCGCCATGAACCAGCAGGTGAGCATGGGCCAGCAGGTGGAAAATTTCGTCATCGCCGAGCTGGAAAAGCGCCGCAAACTGGGGTACATCAAAGCCGAACAACTCTATTATTACCGGAATTCCGGGGGCCGGGAGATCGATTGTATTTTCGAAGCCGGAAATATCATCCATGCCGTCGAAATCAAGGCCAGTGAAACGGTCGACAAGAGGGATATCAGTCACTTGCGGGAGTTCGTCAACCACGCGCCGCAGAAGACAAGGGGTTTCCTGTTTTATCTCGGAGCGGAGTACCTGGAAATGAATGGGATTCGGGTTCTCCCCATCGCCGGCCTTTTTCGGGGCGTTTGA
- a CDS encoding efflux RND transporter permease subunit: MKITEVCVKKPVLAWMLMAATIVFGLVAGSRIGISQFPDIDFPNISVSVTWEGAAPEVMENDVVEILEEALVQVEGLKTITSSSRMGSANITLELDLSRNVDLALQDVQTKVSQAQRRLPRDIDPPIISKSNPEDQPIMMVALSGPYPQRVLSDYLRYRLKEKLQTIPGVGEIQIGGLERNVRIWLDASRMDEREVTVNDVLAALTREHVEVPAGRLETAGREVNIRVLGEAIDLETFRHIVIRENNGSPVYLSDVALVEDGFEDVRRLQRVNGTPAQGISIKKQRGANAVAVAKQVRKALDEFQPYLPAGMIVGVNFDSTRFIEDSVNEIEMELILSVILTALVCWMFLGSFSSTLNVILAIPMSLLGTVAIIYFLGFTFNTFTLLAMALAVGIVVDDAIMVMENIFRHAEGGKGLVQAALEGTHEIAFAALAATLAVVAIFIPVVFVSGVIGRFFLQFGVTLCLAVLLSYVEAVTLAPARCSQFLQTSRESRNRVGLLVDKSFRWLEGLYARLLKKSLRRPGIILIGALVLFLASLGVFMILPSEFVPSQDQSLVNVRMQTAVGSSLQETDNLVKKAEAIIGAKPEVTRMFGSIGGWSGGVNQGNIFVTLVPPKQRKHSQAEFSAALRQELNAIPGMRAVIQDLSQAGFTATRGFPVEFSVRGADWDKLISLSQGMMAKLAASGVVVDLDTDYQLGMPELRIMPDRARISDVGVSVDDVATTLNALVGGVRAGKYSTGGRRLDVRVKLLAAQRSRPEDIAKLRVRTRSGQLVPLSALVTYRELPALQAITRRERERAITVFANVAPGHAQDEALKAVEELSKDLPVGYRAVLGGASVAFRESSSSLFFALILGILIAYMILASQFNSYLHPVTVITILPLSIAGAAFALWVGNQSLNIFSMIGLLLLMGIVKKNSIILVDYANVLRGQGNDPRQAMEKAGPIRLRPIVMTAVSTLMAAIPPALGIGSGSEIRMPMAIAIIGGLTLSTVLSLIVVPAFYVATDGLGVRLRDKIALSRKKSKS, from the coding sequence ATGAAAATCACCGAGGTTTGCGTCAAGAAACCGGTCTTGGCCTGGATGCTGATGGCCGCCACCATCGTCTTCGGCCTGGTGGCCGGGTCACGGATCGGCATCAGCCAGTTTCCCGATATCGATTTTCCGAACATTTCGGTTTCAGTGACCTGGGAGGGCGCCGCGCCCGAGGTCATGGAAAACGACGTGGTGGAAATCCTCGAAGAGGCCCTGGTCCAGGTGGAGGGGCTCAAGACCATCACCTCCTCGTCGCGCATGGGCAGCGCCAACATTACCCTGGAGCTGGACCTGTCGCGCAACGTCGACCTGGCCCTGCAGGACGTGCAAACCAAGGTATCCCAGGCCCAGCGCCGCCTGCCGCGCGACATCGACCCGCCCATCATCTCCAAGAGCAACCCCGAGGACCAGCCGATCATGATGGTCGCCCTTTCCGGGCCTTACCCGCAGCGGGTCCTGAGCGACTACCTGCGCTACCGTTTGAAGGAGAAACTGCAGACCATCCCCGGCGTGGGCGAGATCCAGATCGGCGGCCTGGAACGCAACGTCCGCATCTGGCTCGACGCCAGCAGGATGGACGAGCGCGAGGTGACGGTCAACGATGTCCTGGCGGCGCTGACGCGCGAGCATGTCGAGGTCCCGGCCGGACGGCTGGAAACCGCCGGGCGCGAAGTCAATATCCGCGTCCTGGGCGAAGCGATCGACCTGGAAACGTTCCGGCACATCGTCATCCGCGAGAACAACGGCAGCCCGGTCTACCTCAGCGACGTGGCGCTGGTCGAGGACGGCTTCGAGGACGTGCGCCGACTGCAGCGGGTCAACGGTACACCGGCCCAGGGGATCAGCATCAAGAAACAGCGCGGCGCCAACGCCGTCGCCGTCGCCAAGCAGGTGCGCAAGGCCCTGGACGAATTTCAGCCCTACCTCCCGGCCGGCATGATCGTCGGCGTCAATTTCGATTCCACCAGGTTCATCGAGGACTCCGTCAATGAGATCGAGATGGAGCTCATCCTCTCGGTCATCCTCACCGCCCTGGTCTGCTGGATGTTCCTCGGTTCCTTTTCCTCGACGCTCAACGTCATCCTGGCCATCCCCATGTCGCTGCTGGGCACCGTGGCCATCATCTACTTCCTGGGCTTTACCTTTAATACCTTCACCCTGCTGGCCATGGCCCTGGCGGTCGGCATCGTCGTCGACGACGCCATCATGGTCATGGAGAACATCTTCCGCCACGCCGAAGGCGGCAAGGGACTGGTACAAGCTGCCCTGGAGGGGACCCATGAGATCGCCTTCGCCGCCCTGGCCGCCACCCTGGCCGTGGTGGCCATCTTCATCCCGGTGGTCTTTGTCTCCGGCGTCATCGGCCGCTTCTTCCTGCAGTTCGGCGTTACCCTGTGCCTGGCCGTCCTCCTCTCCTATGTCGAGGCGGTCACCCTGGCGCCGGCCCGCTGCTCGCAATTTTTGCAGACGTCGCGCGAGAGCCGCAACCGCGTGGGGCTCCTCGTGGACAAGAGCTTCCGCTGGTTGGAAGGGCTCTACGCCCGGCTGCTGAAAAAGAGCCTGCGCCGGCCCGGGATAATCCTGATCGGCGCCCTGGTCCTCTTCCTGGCCTCGCTGGGGGTCTTCATGATCCTGCCCAGCGAGTTCGTCCCCTCCCAGGACCAGAGCCTGGTCAACGTGCGCATGCAAACCGCGGTCGGCTCCAGCCTGCAGGAGACCGACAACCTGGTCAAGAAAGCCGAGGCGATCATCGGCGCTAAACCCGAGGTCACGCGCATGTTCGGCTCGATCGGCGGCTGGAGCGGTGGCGTCAACCAGGGCAACATATTCGTCACCCTGGTGCCTCCCAAGCAGCGCAAGCATTCGCAGGCGGAATTTTCCGCCGCGCTGCGCCAGGAGTTGAACGCCATCCCCGGCATGCGCGCCGTCATTCAGGATCTTTCCCAGGCGGGCTTCACGGCAACGCGCGGCTTCCCGGTGGAGTTCTCGGTGCGCGGCGCCGATTGGGACAAGCTCATCTCCCTGAGCCAGGGGATGATGGCCAAGCTGGCGGCCAGCGGCGTGGTGGTCGACCTGGATACCGACTATCAGCTGGGCATGCCCGAACTGCGCATCATGCCTGACCGCGCCCGCATCTCCGACGTTGGCGTGTCGGTCGACGATGTGGCGACTACCCTGAACGCCCTGGTCGGCGGCGTCCGCGCCGGCAAGTACAGCACCGGTGGCCGGCGCCTCGACGTGCGCGTCAAGTTGCTGGCCGCTCAGCGCTCGCGACCCGAGGACATCGCCAAGCTGCGGGTGCGCACGCGCTCCGGGCAGCTGGTGCCGCTTTCGGCGCTGGTCACGTATCGCGAACTGCCCGCCCTGCAGGCCATCACCCGCCGCGAGCGCGAGCGGGCCATCACCGTCTTCGCCAACGTCGCCCCCGGGCACGCGCAGGACGAGGCGCTGAAGGCGGTGGAAGAGCTGAGCAAGGATTTGCCGGTCGGCTACCGCGCCGTGCTGGGCGGCGCCAGCGTCGCCTTCCGCGAATCGAGCAGCAGCTTGTTCTTCGCACTGATCCTGGGCATCCTCATCGCCTACATGATCCTGGCCTCCCAGTTCAACTCCTACCTGCACCCGGTGACGGTGATCACCATCCTGCCCCTGTCGATCGCCGGCGCCGCCTTCGCCCTGTGGGTCGGCAACCAGAGCCTGAACATCTTCAGCATGATCGGTTTGCTCCTGCTGATGGGCATCGTCAAGAAAAATTCGATCATCCTGGTCGACTACGCCAACGTGCTGCGCGGGCAGGGAAACGATCCGCGCCAAGCCATGGAAAAGGCCGGCCCTATCCGTCTGCGGCCGATCGTGATGACCGCGGTTTCCACTCTGATGGCGGCTATCCCGCCGGCGCTGGGCATCGGGTCCGGTTCGGAAATACGCATGCCCATGGCCATCGCCATCATCGGCGGGCTGACCTTGTCGACGGTGCTGAGCCTGATCGTGGTGCCGGCTTTTTACGTGGCCACCGACGGGTTGGGCGTCAGGCTCCGTGACAAAATCGCCCTTTCCAGAAAGAAATCGAAATCGTAG
- a CDS encoding efflux RND transporter periplasmic adaptor subunit, translating to MKKASALCLAVLSIVLVSAGCGKGSAKAAGDKKGPGAGRAGIQFPVETVQVQNRAVVYSITAVGSVEAFEKVQITARVAGVVERVLFTEGDRTASGQILVEIEPQRYSLAVEAAQASFAKATASKSDAEAGLKRRELVDAKNPGLIPGEEIEAWRTKVLVAAAEVAQTEAALNQAKLNLHDAYVRAPLAGLVQTRTVQTGQYVQPGSVLATLVRRDPLLLRFQATEQDAARLQPGMKALFKVRNDSRQYVAKIIHVAASTEESTRMVAVTSEVIDKAKDVLRSGSFAEVTVPVGNSRSLPVIPQAAIRPSEKGFLAFVVVNGLAVERVLTPGMRTADGQVEVLSGLQSGEMLVVRGAEALSDGVPVRVEEKKAGSDQSQAKPAK from the coding sequence ATGAAAAAAGCGAGCGCATTGTGTCTGGCTGTTCTTTCCATCGTCCTGGTTTCCGCGGGCTGCGGCAAAGGCAGTGCCAAGGCGGCCGGTGATAAAAAAGGCCCTGGCGCCGGGCGTGCGGGCATACAGTTTCCGGTGGAGACGGTGCAGGTGCAGAACCGCGCCGTGGTCTATTCCATCACTGCCGTGGGTTCGGTGGAGGCTTTTGAAAAAGTCCAGATAACCGCCCGGGTGGCCGGCGTGGTCGAGCGCGTGCTGTTCACCGAGGGCGATCGCACCGCTTCCGGCCAGATTCTGGTGGAAATAGAGCCTCAGCGGTACAGCCTGGCCGTGGAGGCGGCGCAAGCCTCGTTCGCCAAGGCCACCGCCTCCAAAAGCGACGCTGAGGCCGGCCTGAAGCGGCGGGAACTGGTGGATGCGAAGAACCCCGGCCTCATTCCCGGCGAGGAGATCGAAGCCTGGCGCACCAAGGTGCTGGTGGCCGCCGCCGAAGTCGCCCAGACCGAGGCCGCCCTCAACCAGGCGAAGCTCAACCTGCACGACGCCTATGTGCGGGCGCCCCTGGCCGGCCTGGTGCAGACCCGCACCGTGCAGACGGGGCAGTATGTCCAGCCCGGATCCGTCCTGGCAACCCTGGTCCGCCGTGACCCCCTGCTGCTGCGCTTCCAGGCGACCGAGCAGGATGCAGCGCGGCTGCAGCCGGGGATGAAGGCACTGTTCAAGGTGCGCAATGACAGCCGGCAATACGTTGCCAAGATCATCCATGTCGCCGCTTCCACCGAAGAGAGCACGCGCATGGTCGCCGTGACCTCCGAGGTCATCGACAAGGCGAAAGATGTCCTCCGTTCCGGCTCGTTCGCCGAGGTGACGGTACCGGTGGGCAACAGCCGTTCCCTGCCGGTCATCCCGCAAGCGGCCATCCGGCCCAGCGAAAAGGGCTTCCTGGCCTTTGTCGTGGTCAATGGCCTGGCCGTTGAGCGCGTATTGACGCCGGGCATGCGTACCGCCGACGGTCAGGTGGAGGTCCTTTCCGGGTTGCAGAGCGGGGAGATGCTGGTGGTCCGCGGCGCCGAGGCCCTGAGCGACGGCGTGCCCGTGCGCGTGGAAGAAAAAAAGGCCGGGTCCGACCAGAGCCAGGCCAAGCCTGCCAAATAA